A window from Salarias fasciatus chromosome 11, fSalaFa1.1, whole genome shotgun sequence encodes these proteins:
- the LOC115396510 gene encoding hepcidin-like, with amino-acid sequence MKTFRVAVAVAVVLTVICVQQTSTVQLTEEQELVEPVSSEVQAAAEETAVDSWKTLHNVRQKRGTDCRFCCNCCGMSACGICCRF; translated from the exons ATGAAGACATTCAGGGTTGCAGTTGCAGTGGCAGTCGTGCTCACAGTTATTTGTGTTCAGCAAACCTCTACTGTCCAACTCACAGAG GAACaagagctggtggagccagtCAGCAGTGAGGTTCAAGCTGCAGCTGAGGAGACGGCAGTGGACTCATGGAAG ACGCTGCACAACGTGAGGCAGAAACGTGGAACCGACTGTCGTTTCTGTTGTAACTGCTGCGGAATGAGTGCCTGTGGAATTTGCTGTAGATTCTAA